From Bordetella flabilis, the proteins below share one genomic window:
- a CDS encoding tripartite tricarboxylate transporter substrate binding protein produces MNKDIEMNRKKCLLRRMMVRALSLGAGLLSLAGALTGGPAQAADAAAGFPDRPVRLIVPFPPGGGTDILARPVAQKLGEKWGQPVIVENRAGAGGNIGTEAAARAPADGYTLVLGTVGTHAINQSLYKHLPYDAVRDFAAITLVANTPNVLVLNPAVPARSVQELIALAKARPGALNYASPGNGTPPHLAAEIFKSMAGVSITHVPYKGSGPAMTDLLGGQVQMMIANAPVVLPYIKSGKLIGLASTSAARPAMLRDLPTLSEAGLKGYEADTWYGLFAPAGTPPAVVQKLNADVVAVLGSPEIQAFFAEQGAEVIGDSAADASAKVRAEVEKWHGVIQAIGLKLD; encoded by the coding sequence ATGAATAAGGACATCGAGATGAACAGGAAGAAATGCCTGTTGCGCCGGATGATGGTGCGCGCGCTGTCGCTCGGCGCCGGCCTATTGTCCCTGGCCGGTGCGCTGACGGGCGGGCCCGCACAAGCCGCCGATGCGGCCGCAGGCTTCCCGGACCGGCCGGTACGCCTGATCGTGCCGTTTCCGCCGGGCGGCGGCACCGATATCCTGGCCCGCCCGGTGGCGCAGAAGCTGGGCGAAAAGTGGGGCCAGCCGGTGATCGTCGAGAACCGCGCCGGGGCGGGCGGCAACATCGGCACGGAAGCCGCGGCGCGCGCGCCCGCGGATGGCTACACCCTGGTGCTGGGCACGGTGGGCACGCATGCCATCAACCAGAGCCTGTATAAGCACCTGCCCTATGACGCGGTCCGCGACTTCGCCGCCATCACGCTGGTCGCCAATACCCCCAATGTGTTGGTCCTCAATCCCGCCGTACCGGCACGCTCGGTGCAGGAACTGATCGCGCTGGCCAAGGCCAGGCCCGGTGCGTTGAACTACGCCTCTCCCGGCAACGGCACGCCGCCGCACCTGGCGGCGGAGATCTTCAAGAGCATGGCGGGAGTTTCCATCACGCACGTGCCGTACAAGGGCAGCGGCCCCGCCATGACCGACCTGCTGGGCGGCCAGGTACAGATGATGATCGCCAATGCGCCCGTGGTCCTGCCGTATATCAAGTCCGGCAAGCTGATCGGCCTTGCTTCCACCAGCGCGGCGCGGCCGGCGATGCTGCGCGACTTGCCCACCTTGTCGGAAGCCGGCCTCAAGGGCTACGAAGCCGATACCTGGTATGGCCTGTTCGCGCCCGCCGGCACCCCGCCCGCGGTCGTGCAGAAGCTGAATGCCGATGTGGTCGCGGTCCTGGGATCGCCGGAGATCCAGGCTTTTTTCGCGGAGCAGGGCGCCGAAGTCATCGGTGACAGCGCGGCCGACGCAAGCGCCAAGGTGCGCGCCGAGGTCGAGAAATGGCATGGCGTCATCCAGGCCATCGGCCTGAAGCTGGACTAG
- a CDS encoding NAD(P)/FAD-dependent oxidoreductase produces the protein MLLERPGLIGGLRLKNRVVMAPMGTNYSTTDGLSTERDKQYYAERARGGVAMIMTEAMVVTEQARPHNNSLCCYHDRFIPGLAAIVEAIKRHDCHVFGQLNHRGALLRRSVLNMEPVGPSAWANPNTGDTVRPLAVAEIIEIQKLFVAAARRLWLAGYDGVEIHAANGYLFQQFFSPRINRREDAYGGSIENRMRFLLETIARMRDDLPALRLVIRLSASEFAEGGYGQADIIALAQAVERAGADAIDLSGGSNESPQLSKFCIQPPSFPRGCLADVARPIKQAVGIPVFVAGRMVQPEDAERMLAGGSADFVSIGRALYSDPHWALKAFGKVDAPIRACIACNVCFERLTLEKDVACVQNPMMGTEFESLEYAEPQLFEAPAGRRLRVLVLGGGVAGIEAARVLKGRGHTVEVWEKNTRPGGQMPLATASPDKTEVEPVWSYRWQTVQRMGVAVRLGLDADAARIQAYGPDYIVVATGARPAPPPLDVSALAAHVRVSHAWEVLADLDAVPHGARVTIVGGGMVGAETADALRVRGVRVTVLEMQAGIASGMARNNKFELVERLAADGVRLITRCRIVRAEGETLDVQVEGEGPRDIAVGDMLVFATGPRPNVDVMPAVASTGVPYARIGDCNAPGDFLAAVRDAWMVALSVDERARLADRGCADRPAWS, from the coding sequence ATGCTGTTGGAACGGCCCGGGCTGATAGGCGGACTGCGCCTGAAGAACCGTGTGGTGATGGCGCCGATGGGCACCAACTACAGCACCACGGATGGGCTGTCCACGGAGCGCGACAAGCAGTACTACGCGGAACGGGCGCGCGGCGGCGTGGCCATGATCATGACCGAGGCCATGGTGGTGACCGAGCAGGCGCGGCCCCACAACAATTCCCTGTGCTGCTACCACGACCGCTTCATTCCCGGCCTGGCGGCCATCGTCGAGGCGATCAAGCGCCACGACTGCCACGTGTTCGGCCAGCTCAATCATCGGGGCGCGCTGCTGCGCCGCTCGGTGCTGAATATGGAACCGGTGGGCCCGTCGGCGTGGGCCAATCCCAATACCGGAGACACCGTGAGGCCGTTGGCCGTCGCGGAGATCATCGAAATCCAGAAGCTTTTCGTCGCCGCGGCGCGGCGCTTGTGGCTGGCCGGCTACGACGGCGTGGAGATCCATGCGGCCAATGGCTATCTGTTCCAGCAGTTCTTCAGCCCGCGCATCAACCGGCGCGAGGACGCCTACGGCGGTTCCATCGAGAACCGCATGCGCTTCCTGCTGGAAACCATCGCCCGCATGCGTGACGACCTGCCCGCCCTGCGGCTGGTGATACGCCTGAGCGCCAGCGAGTTCGCCGAGGGCGGGTACGGCCAGGCCGACATCATCGCGCTGGCGCAGGCGGTGGAGCGGGCGGGCGCCGACGCCATCGACCTGTCCGGGGGCAGCAACGAAAGCCCGCAGCTTTCGAAGTTCTGTATACAGCCACCCTCGTTTCCGCGAGGCTGCCTGGCGGATGTGGCCAGGCCCATCAAGCAGGCCGTCGGCATTCCCGTATTCGTGGCCGGGCGCATGGTGCAGCCGGAGGATGCCGAACGCATGCTGGCAGGCGGCAGCGCGGACTTCGTGTCCATCGGCCGCGCCTTGTACTCCGACCCGCATTGGGCCTTGAAGGCCTTCGGCAAGGTCGACGCGCCGATACGCGCCTGTATCGCCTGCAATGTCTGCTTCGAGCGCCTGACGCTCGAGAAGGACGTGGCCTGCGTGCAGAACCCGATGATGGGCACGGAGTTCGAAAGCCTGGAGTACGCCGAGCCGCAGTTGTTCGAGGCGCCGGCTGGCCGGCGTCTGCGCGTGCTGGTGCTGGGCGGCGGCGTGGCCGGCATCGAGGCCGCACGCGTGCTCAAGGGGCGCGGCCACACGGTGGAGGTCTGGGAGAAAAACACCCGGCCAGGCGGCCAGATGCCGCTGGCGACCGCATCGCCGGACAAGACCGAAGTCGAGCCGGTGTGGAGCTATCGGTGGCAGACGGTGCAGCGCATGGGCGTGGCGGTGCGCCTGGGCCTGGACGCCGATGCCGCGCGCATCCAGGCCTATGGGCCGGACTATATCGTCGTCGCCACGGGTGCCCGCCCGGCGCCGCCCCCGCTGGATGTGAGCGCCTTGGCGGCCCACGTGCGGGTGTCGCATGCCTGGGAGGTCCTGGCCGACCTGGACGCGGTGCCACACGGCGCGCGCGTCACCATCGTGGGCGGTGGGATGGTGGGTGCGGAGACCGCCGATGCGCTGCGCGTACGCGGCGTGCGCGTCACCGTGCTGGAGATGCAGGCCGGTATTGCGAGCGGCATGGCGCGCAACAACAAATTCGAGCTGGTGGAGCGCCTGGCCGCCGATGGCGTGCGGTTGATCACGCGCTGCCGCATCGTGCGGGCCGAGGGGGAAACGCTGGACGTGCAGGTAGAGGGCGAAGGGCCGCGCGACATCGCCGTGGGCGACATGCTGGTCTTCGCCACGGGGCCGCGGCCGAACGTGGATGTCATGCCGGCCGTGGCGTCGACCGGTGTCCCATATGCGCGGATCGGCGACTGCAACGCACCCGGCGATTTCCTCGCGGCCGTGCGGGATGCCTGGATGGTGGCATTGAGCGTGGACGAGCGGGCTCGCCTGGCTGACCGCGGTTGCGCGGACCGCCCGGCATGGTCATGA
- a CDS encoding LysR family transcriptional regulator, translating to MENLNALRVFAKVAETRSFTDAAKHLGLTSSAVSKAITRLEQELGLRLLHRTTRSVGLTNDGASFFERCQQILVDVEDAENALNRSRAAPHGRLRVHMPVGFGRRVIVPALSGFIERYPDLVLDAELSDRMVDLAYEGIDVAVQIGELADARLIARRLCNLRFVACASPDYLARHGEPLSPEELDRHHCLAYVLMHTGRYREWQFVKDGRTFGKTVSGRLNLNNAESLLETATAGLGIAMISNFIAADALRDGRLRAILTDYVALGPQVSAVYLPSKNLSPKVRAFVDFLTDLISSNPHWDEAGGGLPYRR from the coding sequence ATGGAGAACCTCAATGCGTTGCGCGTCTTCGCCAAGGTCGCGGAAACCCGCAGCTTTACCGATGCGGCCAAGCATCTCGGGCTGACCTCATCCGCGGTCAGCAAGGCCATCACGCGCCTGGAACAGGAACTGGGATTGCGGCTGCTACACCGCACGACCCGGTCGGTCGGCCTGACCAACGACGGCGCCAGCTTTTTCGAGCGCTGCCAGCAGATCCTGGTCGACGTGGAAGACGCCGAGAACGCGCTGAACCGATCGCGGGCCGCACCGCACGGGCGGCTGCGCGTCCATATGCCGGTCGGCTTCGGCCGCCGCGTCATCGTTCCGGCGCTCAGCGGATTCATCGAACGCTATCCCGACCTGGTGCTGGACGCGGAACTCAGCGATCGCATGGTGGACCTGGCCTATGAGGGCATCGACGTCGCCGTGCAGATCGGCGAACTGGCCGACGCACGCCTGATCGCGCGGCGCCTTTGCAACCTGCGCTTCGTCGCCTGCGCCTCGCCGGATTACCTGGCGCGCCATGGCGAACCGCTCAGCCCCGAGGAACTGGACCGTCATCATTGCCTGGCCTATGTGCTGATGCATACGGGCCGCTACCGCGAGTGGCAGTTCGTCAAGGATGGACGGACCTTTGGCAAGACGGTGTCGGGCCGCCTGAACCTGAACAATGCGGAATCGCTGCTGGAAACGGCCACGGCCGGCCTGGGCATCGCGATGATCAGCAACTTCATCGCCGCCGACGCCTTGCGCGACGGACGGCTGCGCGCGATCCTGACCGACTACGTCGCCCTGGGGCCCCAGGTTTCCGCCGTCTACCTGCCGAGCAAGAACCTGTCTCCCAAGGTGCGCGCCTTCGTCGATTTCCTGACCGACCTGATTTCCAGCAACCCGCACTGGGACGAGGCCGGCGGCGGCCTGCCGTATCGCCGCTGA
- a CDS encoding LacI family DNA-binding transcriptional regulator: MSTQRPTPALTRTRRTSRTEKNGYTQKDVALEAGVSQSAVSRVFAGRGYVAAEVRQKIEKAARKLGYMPDMAARSLVKGRSNIVAVVTSNITHPFVPQMLEKMTLAIQQRGQEVLLLNSPPGQDIDRQLPLALRYRVKGVLIANVSIGARIARQVRESGTPIVMVNRYVEEKAVHAVSCDNRHGSRLIAEGFVAAGKRHMAYIGGLAGSPTNVVRRDAFLKALRERGMTPDVVLEGAFTHAWGYEAARLLHARSTPVDAVFCGDDMVAIGMLDGYRGLPGGLAAAPAIVGFDDIPNASWPPYMLTTYSNPLDRMIEVALDLLEQPYDAPPAREVLPGELVRRASF, from the coding sequence TTGTCCACACAGCGACCCACCCCCGCCCTGACCAGGACACGCCGTACTTCGCGCACCGAAAAGAACGGCTACACGCAGAAGGACGTCGCGCTCGAAGCCGGCGTATCGCAAAGCGCGGTGTCCCGCGTGTTCGCCGGCCGCGGCTATGTCGCGGCCGAGGTCCGGCAGAAGATCGAGAAAGCGGCGCGCAAGCTGGGCTACATGCCCGATATGGCCGCCCGCTCGCTGGTCAAGGGACGCTCCAATATCGTCGCCGTGGTGACCAGCAACATCACGCACCCGTTCGTGCCGCAGATGTTGGAAAAAATGACGCTCGCCATCCAGCAGCGCGGCCAGGAGGTGTTGCTCCTGAATTCGCCGCCCGGCCAGGACATCGATCGCCAGCTGCCGCTGGCGCTGCGCTACCGCGTCAAGGGTGTGCTGATCGCCAATGTCAGCATCGGCGCGCGCATCGCGCGCCAGGTGCGCGAGAGCGGCACGCCCATCGTCATGGTGAACCGCTATGTCGAGGAAAAAGCCGTGCACGCGGTGTCCTGCGACAACCGCCACGGCAGCCGCCTCATCGCCGAAGGCTTCGTCGCCGCGGGCAAGCGGCACATGGCCTATATCGGCGGACTGGCCGGTTCGCCCACCAACGTCGTGCGTCGCGATGCCTTCCTGAAAGCGCTCCGCGAGCGCGGCATGACGCCCGATGTGGTCCTGGAAGGCGCGTTCACCCATGCCTGGGGCTATGAAGCGGCCCGCCTGCTGCACGCGCGCAGCACGCCCGTCGACGCGGTGTTCTGCGGCGACGACATGGTCGCCATCGGCATGCTGGACGGCTATCGCGGCCTGCCCGGCGGCCTGGCCGCCGCGCCCGCCATCGTGGGTTTCGACGACATTCCGAATGCCAGCTGGCCGCCCTATATGCTGACCACCTACAGCAATCCGCTGGACCGGATGATCGAGGTAGCCCTGGATCTGCTGGAGCAACCCTACGACGCGCCCCCGGCCCGCGAAGTGCTGCCGGGCGAGCTGGTGCGGCGCGCCTCCTTCTAG